Proteins encoded within one genomic window of archaeon BMS3Bbin15:
- the hemE gene encoding uroporphyrinogen decarboxylase has protein sequence MSEHLFIRACFREPVERTPVWLMRQAGRYMAEYHEFREKYTFLEMCKKPEVAAEITLQPVRALGVDAAILFSDILVPVEAMGMKVDFMENLGPKLHKPVRTPEDVEALEIPDPEEKTPFVLEAIKQIKEKLSGELPLIGFSGAPFTLASYMIEGGGSRDFRYTKEMMFSQPETFAFLMEKIGRTVVKYLNAQIKAGVDAIQIFDSWVGCLAPEDYSEHVMNHTSEIISGLDGKGEVPVIQFVNQASTFLELASKAGGDVIGIDWRIALDEAWKKIGYDKSIQGNLDPIVLFAPQYRIESKVRGILEQAEGRDGHIFNLGHGVHRDTPVENVKIMVKTVKKFSDRM, from the coding sequence ATGTCTGAACATCTCTTTATCAGAGCATGCTTCAGGGAGCCAGTGGAGCGCACGCCAGTATGGCTCATGCGTCAGGCAGGACGCTATATGGCTGAGTACCATGAGTTCAGGGAGAAGTATACTTTTCTTGAAATGTGCAAGAAGCCTGAGGTTGCTGCCGAGATAACTCTCCAGCCTGTTAGAGCCCTGGGGGTGGATGCAGCAATTCTCTTCAGCGATATTCTTGTGCCTGTCGAAGCTATGGGTATGAAAGTCGACTTTATGGAGAATCTCGGGCCGAAACTTCATAAGCCTGTCAGAACACCTGAAGATGTTGAGGCTCTTGAAATACCCGACCCCGAAGAAAAGACGCCCTTTGTTCTCGAGGCAATAAAACAGATAAAAGAAAAGCTATCAGGTGAACTTCCGTTAATAGGCTTCTCAGGTGCTCCATTCACTCTGGCGAGTTATATGATAGAAGGTGGAGGGAGCAGGGACTTCAGATACACAAAAGAGATGATGTTTTCTCAGCCAGAGACCTTTGCCTTTCTCATGGAAAAGATAGGTAGAACTGTGGTAAAGTATCTCAATGCTCAGATTAAAGCAGGGGTGGACGCTATTCAGATTTTTGACTCTTGGGTGGGATGTCTTGCTCCGGAAGATTATAGTGAGCATGTCATGAACCATACCTCAGAGATAATTTCAGGGCTGGATGGTAAAGGCGAAGTGCCTGTTATCCAATTTGTCAATCAGGCTTCGACTTTCCTTGAGCTTGCCTCCAAAGCTGGAGGAGATGTTATTGGTATAGACTGGAGGATAGCACTGGACGAAGCATGGAAAAAAATAGGCTACGACAAATCCATTCAGGGTAATCTTGACCCGATAGTGTTATTTGCTCCGCAGTATAGGATTGAGAGTAAAGTCAGAGGTATTCTCGAACAGGCAGAAGGCAGAGATGGCCACATCTTCAACCTGGGGCATGGTGTGCACAGGGATACTCCTGTGGAGAATGTTAAAATAATGGTAAAAACTGTTAAAAAATTCAGTGATAGGATGTGA
- a CDS encoding amidohydrolase, whose amino-acid sequence MIVDAHCHLGGPDKGDKVEQSLQDLIKRMDDCKVDKAVAFPFNDENAGVSFLKSNSFIASAQRESKGRIIGFARLDPHAREKAILEAKRCVEELNLRGFKLHPTAQNFFPDHPIVLKIIKFATRYDIPVVFDNGKHESQNTEIAELAKKVPEAKIILAHMRGEGFIEACEEVHNLYLGTVKAKVDDIVKSVDTLGADRIIAGSDSPYASMYFEMVDKFEQIDTLSDEEKEKIRGKNIAGILNLQL is encoded by the coding sequence ATGATAGTTGATGCCCACTGCCACCTTGGTGGCCCTGACAAAGGTGATAAAGTTGAACAGAGCCTTCAGGATTTAATAAAGCGCATGGATGACTGCAAGGTTGATAAAGCAGTTGCTTTTCCCTTCAACGATGAAAACGCAGGGGTGAGCTTTTTAAAGTCCAACAGCTTTATAGCAAGTGCACAGAGAGAGAGTAAAGGTAGAATTATAGGCTTTGCCAGATTAGACCCCCATGCAAGAGAAAAGGCTATTCTCGAGGCAAAAAGGTGTGTTGAGGAGTTGAATCTCAGAGGGTTTAAACTTCATCCCACTGCCCAGAACTTTTTTCCTGACCATCCGATTGTGCTGAAGATAATAAAGTTTGCTACCAGATATGATATACCTGTGGTCTTCGATAATGGAAAGCATGAGTCACAGAACACTGAAATTGCAGAGCTTGCAAAGAAGGTACCGGAGGCGAAGATAATTCTGGCACACATGCGTGGTGAGGGATTCATTGAAGCCTGTGAGGAAGTGCATAATCTTTATCTGGGTACAGTCAAGGCAAAGGTTGATGATATAGTTAAGTCTGTGGATACTCTCGGCGCTGATAGAATTATAGCTGGCTCTGACTCTCCCTATGCAAGTATGTACTTCGAGATGGTGGATAAGTTTGAACAGATTGATACTTTAAGTGATGAAGAGAAGGAGAAGATAAGAGGTAAGAATATAGCAGGCATACTCAACCTCCAGCTATAG
- the hmuV gene encoding hemin import ATP-binding protein HmuV, translating to MIKIDNLDVSYDTLKVLRDISLEFKKGSFVGILGPNGAGKTTFLRAIASLIPFEGNIEVLGRNLKDIQRKEIARLISMVPQDFQVDLEFKVIEIVLMGRYPYLRLFEFDGKEDYKIAVESLEITGSGHLKDRMFKNMSSGERRMVLLAKALAQKAELMLLDEPTSNLDPYHGIEIMRLLKKLVADGITVVASMHNINMASLYCDRIVLLKHGRIVGDGVPEEVITRRSIKDVYGVDVIVEKHPVTHKPHVFLVP from the coding sequence ATGATAAAGATTGATAATCTTGATGTATCCTACGATACCCTGAAAGTGCTGAGAGATATTTCCCTTGAGTTTAAAAAAGGTAGTTTTGTTGGAATATTGGGGCCAAACGGGGCAGGAAAGACAACTTTTTTAAGAGCTATAGCTTCTCTTATACCTTTTGAAGGAAATATTGAAGTTCTCGGGAGAAATCTTAAAGACATACAGAGGAAGGAGATTGCGAGATTAATATCTATGGTCCCCCAGGATTTTCAGGTGGACCTTGAGTTCAAGGTTATTGAGATTGTACTCATGGGCAGATACCCTTACCTCAGGCTATTTGAATTTGATGGAAAAGAAGATTATAAAATTGCAGTTGAATCTCTGGAAATAACTGGTTCAGGGCACCTGAAAGACAGAATGTTTAAGAATATGAGTTCAGGTGAGAGGCGGATGGTGCTATTAGCCAAGGCTCTTGCCCAGAAGGCAGAGTTGATGCTTCTGGATGAGCCCACATCAAATCTTGACCCCTATCACGGGATAGAAATTATGAGGCTGCTGAAAAAACTTGTGGCTGATGGTATTACTGTTGTTGCAAGTATGCACAATATAAATATGGCATCTCTATACTGCGATAGAATAGTGCTGCTCAAGCATGGAAGAATAGTAGGTGATGGTGTACCCGAGGAGGTTATAACCAGAAGAAGTATAAAAGATGTTTATGGGGTGGATGTGATTGTCGAGAAACATCCGGTTACACATAAACCACATGTATTTCTTGTGCCATGA
- the hmuU gene encoding hemin transport system permease protein HmuU: MRYKFLFLFLLAIAALVFCLEVVIGPVKISLTEIIKVLLGNSTGKYDIIIKELRLPRAVLAFTVGFSLSTAGAVYQGIFKNPMADPYVLGVASGAALGMSIGLVYFQSYYLILAFIAALITLFLVYSIASHAKGGLPTNTLLLSGIAISLLFSSLTALILYLNSKSAAMILFTLMGTISNANWSQVKISLSIFPIFFLIYIFSKELNILTLGEENAKVMGVDAEKFKKILLVLSTLITSISVALCGIIGFVGLITPHMARLMVGQNFRYLLPVSAVLGAILILIADILARTMISQAEIPINIITTLFGVPFFLYLLTKGGKKQ, encoded by the coding sequence ATGAGATATAAATTCCTTTTTCTTTTTTTACTGGCTATTGCTGCACTGGTTTTCTGCCTCGAAGTTGTTATAGGTCCTGTGAAGATATCTCTAACTGAAATAATAAAGGTGCTCCTGGGAAATTCTACTGGCAAATACGATATAATTATTAAAGAGTTAAGACTTCCGAGGGCTGTTCTTGCCTTCACCGTTGGTTTTTCTCTCTCTACAGCAGGAGCGGTGTATCAGGGGATTTTTAAAAACCCTATGGCTGACCCCTATGTTCTTGGTGTAGCCTCTGGTGCTGCTCTCGGTATGAGTATAGGCTTGGTCTATTTTCAGAGTTATTATTTAATTCTTGCATTTATTGCTGCCCTGATAACATTATTTTTGGTTTATAGTATAGCATCACATGCTAAAGGAGGTTTGCCAACAAATACACTTCTGCTTTCGGGAATAGCAATTTCTCTGCTATTCTCTTCCCTAACCGCTCTTATATTATACCTAAATTCAAAGAGTGCAGCAATGATTCTATTCACTCTTATGGGAACAATCTCAAATGCAAACTGGAGTCAGGTAAAGATATCTCTATCAATTTTTCCAATATTTTTTCTTATCTATATATTCTCAAAGGAATTGAATATACTGACTCTGGGAGAAGAAAATGCAAAGGTTATGGGTGTTGATGCAGAAAAGTTTAAAAAGATTCTTCTGGTTCTATCTACCCTGATTACCAGCATATCGGTAGCTCTCTGTGGGATTATAGGTTTTGTGGGTTTAATAACTCCTCATATGGCAAGACTTATGGTGGGGCAGAATTTCAGATATTTACTCCCTGTATCTGCCGTTCTTGGAGCGATATTAATATTAATTGCAGACATCTTAGCAAGAACCATGATTTCACAGGCAGAAATTCCAATAAATATAATAACAACTCTTTTTGGCGTGCCGTTTTTCCTTTATCTTCTGACAAAAGGTGGTAAAAAGCAATGA